TCTGCTGCACGAGGTCTACGGACGGGTCCTGCGCCTCCAGCAGGAGCGCCTGGACCACTTCGCGGACTCCGACGCGCCCGTGGAGCAGCGGCTGCGGGACGCCGCCGCCGACGTCGTCGTCACCACCATCGACAACCTCGACGACACCAAGATCTTCTTCCGCTCGATGCACCACCTCGGCCCGGAGAAGGACAAGCAGGTGCGCGCCGAGCGGCGGCGCTACCACGAGCGTTTCCGGGCGCTGATCGAGGAGGGCCAGCGCACCGGCGTGTTCGCCGACGACGTGCCCGCCGACCTCGTCGTGGACTACCACTTCGGCTCGGTGCACCACCTCGGCACGTGGTACCGCGAGGACGGCCCGCTCAGCCCCCAGCAGGTCGCCGACCACCTGGCCGACCTGCTGCTGCGGGCCCTGCGCCCGTAACGCCGCCGTCCTCCAGGCGCACGAGCCCCGCGACCGCCGGCCGGCCGCGGGGCTCGCCGCTGTTCGGCTACCGGTACTGCTTCAGCTCACGCCGCGCCAGCGACCGCTGGTGCACCTCGTCCGGGCCGTCGGCCAGCCGCAGGGTGCGCGCGCCCGCCCACAGCTCCGCCAGCGGGAAGTCCTGGCTCACCCCGCCCGCGCCGTGCAGCTGCACCGCCTTGTCGAGGATGTCCACGACCGTGCGCGGGGTGGCGATCTTGATGGCCTGGATCTCGGTGTGCGCGCCCTTGTTGCCGACGGTGTCCATCAGCCAGGCCGTCTTCAGCACCAGCAGCCGCAGCTGCTCCACCGCCACCCGGGCGTCCGCGATCCACCCCTGCACCACGCCCTGCCCGGCCAGCGGCTTGCCGAACGCGGTGCGGTCCACCGCCCGGCGGCACATCAGCTCGATCGCCCGCTCGGCCATGCCGATCAGCCGCATGCAGTGGTGGATCCGGCCGGGGCCGAGCCGGGCCTGGGCGATGCCGAAGCCGCCGCCCTCCTCGCCGATCAGATTGCTCGCCGGCACCCGCACGTCGTGGAAGACCACCTCGGCGTGGCCGCCGTGCCAGTGGTCCTCGTAGCCGTAGACCTGCATGGCCCGCCGCACCTCCAGGCCGGGGGTGTCGCGCGGCACCAGGATCATCGACTGCTGGCGGCGGATGTCCGCGCCGTCCGGGTCGGTCTTGCCCATCACGATGAAGATCCGGCACTGCGGGTTCATCGCCCCGGAGATGTACCACTTGCGGCCGTTGATGACGTACTCGTCGCCGTCCCGCGTGAGGCGCGTCTCGATGTTGGTGGCGTCCGACGAGGCCACCTCCGGCTCGGTCATCGCGAACGCCGACCGGATCTCACCGGCCAGCAGCGGCGCCAGCCACTGCTTCTGCTGCGCCTCGTCGCCGAACTGCGCCAGCACCTCCATGTTGCCGGTGTCCGGCGCCGCGCAGTTCAGCGCGGTGGGCGCCAACTGCGGGCTGCGGCCGGTGATCTCGGCCAGCGGCGCGTACTGGAGGTTGGTCAGGCCGGCACCGTGCTCCGGGTCCGGGAGGAAGAGGTTCCACAGCCCCTGCTTGCGGGCCGCGGCCTTCAGCTCCTCGACGATCGCCGGGGTGTCCCAGGGCGAGGCGAGGGCGGCCCGCTGCTCACGGGCGGTCTCCTCGGCCGGGTACACGTGCTCGTCCATGAAGGTCAGGAGCCGCTCGCGGAGCTCCTGCGTACGGGCGTCGAATGCGAAGTCCATGAGCCTCAGCCTTCCTTGAGGGTGGTCAGTCCGTGGTCGATGAAGACGGGGACGAGTTCGCCGATCCGGTCGAACCCGGCGCCGACGGTCTGGCCGAGCGTGAAGCGGTAGTGGATGCCCTCCAGGATCACGGCGAGCTTGAACCAGGCGAAGGCGGTGTACCAGGCGATCGACGAGGTGTCGCGGCCCGAGCGGGCGGCGTAGCGCTCGATCAGCTCGCCGGGGGACGGGTGGCCGGGGGCACCACTGGTGGTGCTGACCGGGGACTCGGGCAGGCCCAGGTCGGAGCTGTACATCACCAGCAGCCCGAGGTCGGTCAGCGGGTCGCCGAGCGTGGACATCTCCCAGTCCAGTACGGCCTCGATGGTGTCGTCCGCGCCGACCAGGACGTTGTCCAGGCGGTAGTCGCCGTGCACGACGGTGGGCGCGGGGGAGGCGGGCAGCGCCCGGCCCAGCGTCTCGTGCAGCTCGTCGATGCCCGCCAGTTCGCGGTTCTTCGACGCGGCCAGCTGCTTGCCCCAGCGCCGCAGCTGGCGCTCCAGGAAGCCGTCCGGGCGGCCGAAGTCGCCGAGCCCGACCGCCTCGGGGTCCACGGCGTGCAGCTCCACCAGTGTGTCGACCAGGGAGAGGACCACGGCGCGGGTGCGCTCCGGGCCGAGCGTGGCCAGCTGCCCGGCCGTGCGGTACGGGGTGCCCTCGACCAGCTCCATCACGTAGAAGGGCGCGCCGGTCACCGACTCGTCCTCGCACAGCAGCAGCGCCTCGGGCACCGGCACCGGGGTGCGGTGCAGCGCGCTGATCACCCGGTGCTCGCGCCGCATGTCGTGCGCGGTGGCCAGTACGTGGCCGAGCGGCGGACGGCGGACGACCCAGGAGCCGGTGCCGTCGGTGACCCGGTAGGTGAGGTTGGAGCGCCCGCCCTCGATCAGCTGCGCGCGCAGCGGGCCGCCGGCCAGCCCCGGCCGCTCGCGGTCCAGGTGCGCACGCAATCGGATCAGGTCGAGGCCGGGGGGATCCTCCCGGTCCGGCGCCTGAGGGGGAGGGGTGCCCTTGCTCATCGTGCTCCTCCGTACGGGGGTGGACGGTCCGTCGTGGTCGGTCGCTGCCCCGATCATGCCGACTAGTCGGTATGGAGTCCAGTGCCGGTGCGTGGGGTCTCGGTCACGCGGCTGCCCGGACGGCGGTTTTCCGCCGCGTTCCCGCGCGGGGTACCGTCCGGCGCGCGCCGGACGGTACCCCGCGGACACGTCCTACGCGTGGCAGGCCATCGGCACCCCGCCGTTCATCGCCGTCATGTCGGCGAAGCCCACCAGCGGGTCGAGCGGCGCGCCCGGCTCCCCGCCGTCCAGCTCCACGTACGCCCGGTGCAGGTTCGCCACCAGCCGCTCGCTCTCGGCCAGCTCCGCGAACGGGCCGAGATCCGCCTCCCTGGCCACCTCCAGCGGCGTCCGGCCGGCCGCCCGGCCGTCCTGCGCCAGCCGGCCGACGAACTCCAGATAGCGCTCGACGCCGTCGTACACCTCCGGGCCGGCCACCGGTCCGTGCCCCGGGACGACGGTCGTCGCGTCCAGCGAACGCAGCAGCCGCAGCGCCCGCAGCGACCCCGACAGCGACCCCATGAAGACGAACGGCGTCCCGCCGTGGAAGACCAGGTCACCGGTGAACACCACGCGCTGCTCGGGCAGCCACACCACGGTGTCCCCGGTCGTGTGGGCCACACCCGGGTGGATCAGCCGCACCTCGATGTCCCCGACGTGCAGCGTCAGTTCGCGGTCGTAGGTGACGGTCGGCGGGGTCAGCCGGATGTCGCCGTACGCCACCTCGGGCCACACCGCGTGCAGCTGGTGCCCGGCGTCCAGCACCTCGCGCCGGCAGGCGGTGTGCCCGACGACCGTGGCCTCCGGCGCGAAGACGCCGTTGCCGTAGGTGTGGTCGCCGTGGTGGTGGGTGTTGACCACCGTACGGGGTACGGGCGCGCCGCTCTCCGCGATCCGGCGGCGCAGCAGCCGCGCCCGGCGCTCGGTGGCGGCGGTGTCCACCACGAGGGTGGCGTCGCCGTCGGTGACGAAACCGGCGTTGTTCAGGCACCAGCCGCCGTCCGGCTGGATGAACGCGTGGACACCGGCGGCGAGTTCGGTCAGATACGGCTCGTCCACGGCCGGTGCGGTCGGGTCGCCCATGCGGTGTGGTCCCCTTCGGTGATGGCGCGTCACGGCCCGCCGAGGGGCCGGTCCTTGGTCGTTGCCCCTCGTCACGGGGGTCGCGTCACGGTACCGCCGCCGGGCGCCGCGGCCGGCGCCGGGCCCGCCACCGGGCGTCCGGTACGCGCCGCGCTCAGTGCCCCGGGCGTGCCACGATCAGCGCGCCGCACAGCGTCAGCGCGAGCGTGCAGCCGACCAGCAGCAGCGCGGTGCGCGGCGGCAGGCCCGGCGGGCGGCCGCCGGCCATGGCCCGCATCCGGCGGTGCGCCAACGCCAGGAACGCCAGCCACAGCGCCCCCGTCAGCACCGCCAGCGCCACCTCCCAGGGGCCCGCCGGCCCGCTCCGCAGCAGCTGCCGGCCGGCCAGCGCCGCCACCACCGTCGCGGACAGCGTGGTACGCCGCCAGGCCAGCCTGGTCCGCTCCGGCTGCAGACCCGGGTCCCGGTCGGACGCCGGACGGGGTCCTCCCGCGGTCGGTCGCGCGCCGCCCGCCATCGGTCAGCCGGTCCAGCCCAGCAGCACCAGCACCACCACGGCCACCGCCAGCACCCCGACGGCCAGCGCCAGCGCCGTGGGGAAGCGGGACACCGGCAGGTCCTCGCCGCGCCGCATCGCCCGTTCGCAGCGCACCCAGTGGTTGACCGCCCGCAGCGCGCACAGCGCCCCGCCCACCAGCAGCACGAGCGTGAAGGCCAGCCGCACCCCCGGGTGCAGCCGGGGCAGGAACTGGTCCACCGCGAACCCGCCGCCGACCAGCGCCAGCCCGGTGCGCAGCCAGGCCAGGAAGGTGCGCTCGTTGGCGAGCGAGAAGCGGTAGTCGGGGGTGGCGCCCTCCTCGCGGATCCGCGCGGGCGAGAACCACAGCCGTACGGCCGCGACGGCCGACCGCAGTCCGTCGGTGAGGATCATGGCCGAAACCCTATCCGCCGGCCCCGTGCCGGGCCCGCCCGCCTCAGAACTCGCCCGCCTCCCGCCGGGCCAGCAGCTCCCGGTAGGCGGCCGTCCCGTCCGGTGTCCACGGCCACTCGTCCAGCCGCCGGATCAGCTCCTCCTCGGGCAGGAACGCGTGCCAGTCGATCTCCGCCTCCTGCGGGGCCACCGGCAGCGTGCAGCGCACCTGGTACACCGCGGACCACCAGGTGTGCTCGGCCGTCTCGTAGAGGAACTTGAACAGCGGCTCGGGCTGCGCCAGCCCCTGCACGCCCAGCTCCTCCTCGGCCTCGCGCAGCGCCGCCCGGTCGTAGCTCTCGCCGGCGCCGACCACCCCGCCGACGAACATGTCGTAGTGCGAGGGGAAGACCAGCTTGTTGGGGGTGCGGCGGTGCACGAAGATCCGGTCCTCGGCGTCCCGGACGAGGATGAACGCGCAGCGGGTGCGCATCCTGCGGGCGTAGGTCTCGCCGCGCGGGGCCTGCCCGACGACCTGATCGTTCTCGTCGACGACGTCGAGGATCTCGTCCGCGTTGAGCGGTTGCTGATCGGTCATGGGGACATGCAACCACCGGCGGCCCCGGTGGCACCCGCCGGGTCCGGCGCACACCGGCCCGCCGCATACGCCCGGACGGCGGAGCGCGCGCGGGGCCGAACGGGGGGCCCGGCACGAGCGGGAAGCACCCACCGGGGCCGGCCCGGGTCAGTGCGGCTGGAGCTCCCGTACGTCCTCGGTCCGGCCGGCCCCCGGCGGCATCGCCGGGTGGGTGCCGATCAGCACGATGCCCGCGACCACGGCCACGATCCCGGCCACCTCCCACGCCAGCGCTCCGGCCGTCACCTGCAGCCGGTCGCCGAGGAAGCCCACCCCGCACAGGATTCCGGCCAGCGGCTGGGCCGCGGTCAGCGCGGGCAGCGACAGCCGCAGCGGCGCCGACTCGAAGGCGCTCTGCACCAGCACCAGCGCCAGCACCCCGAGCACGACGATGGCGTACGGCTGCCAGCTGGTCAGCAGCGCCGACCAGCTGCCCGCGGCGAAGTGCTCACCGCTGATCCGGGTCAGCGCGTCCTGCAGCCCGTAGATCAGACCGGCCGCCACGCCCAGCAGCGCGGCCTCCAGGCTCACGTGCACCCGCTCGCGCTTGGCGACGGCCGCCAGGGTCAGGGCGCTGCCCAGCACCAGCCCCATGATCAGCCACTGCCACAGGTGGTCGGCGCTGCGGGAGCCGCCCTGGGGGCGGCCGGCCACGATGAAGGCCGTGACCCCGCCGGCCAGGAGCCACAGCCCGCCCCACCCGGTGCGGCCGAGCCGCTGCCGGGTCAGCCGCCGGGACAGCGCCATCGCGAACAGCAGATTGGTGGCCAGCAGTGGCTCCACCAGAGTGATGTCGCCCATGCCCAGCGCCACCGCGCCGAGCGCCATGCCCACCACCATCAGTCCGATGCCGGCCACCCACTGCGGCATCCGCACCAGGTCGAGCAGCAGCCGCAGGGACAGGTAGTCCTTCATCGGGGCCTGCTGGGCGGCGGCCTGCTGGAGGACGAAGCCGAGTCCCAGA
The sequence above is a segment of the Streptomyces lydicus genome. Coding sequences within it:
- a CDS encoding TetR/AcrR family transcriptional regulator, which codes for MAGTKDGNGNGGAKPVAQRLLATATRLFAEQGYDRTSVQEIVDAAGVTKGALYHYFGSKDDLLHEVYGRVLRLQQERLDHFADSDAPVEQRLRDAAADVVVTTIDNLDDTKIFFRSMHHLGPEKDKQVRAERRRYHERFRALIEEGQRTGVFADDVPADLVVDYHFGSVHHLGTWYREDGPLSPQQVADHLADLLLRALRP
- a CDS encoding acyl-CoA dehydrogenase family protein, with the translated sequence MDFAFDARTQELRERLLTFMDEHVYPAEETAREQRAALASPWDTPAIVEELKAAARKQGLWNLFLPDPEHGAGLTNLQYAPLAEITGRSPQLAPTALNCAAPDTGNMEVLAQFGDEAQQKQWLAPLLAGEIRSAFAMTEPEVASSDATNIETRLTRDGDEYVINGRKWYISGAMNPQCRIFIVMGKTDPDGADIRRQQSMILVPRDTPGLEVRRAMQVYGYEDHWHGGHAEVVFHDVRVPASNLIGEEGGGFGIAQARLGPGRIHHCMRLIGMAERAIELMCRRAVDRTAFGKPLAGQGVVQGWIADARVAVEQLRLLVLKTAWLMDTVGNKGAHTEIQAIKIATPRTVVDILDKAVQLHGAGGVSQDFPLAELWAGARTLRLADGPDEVHQRSLARRELKQYR
- a CDS encoding phosphotransferase family protein; its protein translation is MSKGTPPPQAPDREDPPGLDLIRLRAHLDRERPGLAGGPLRAQLIEGGRSNLTYRVTDGTGSWVVRRPPLGHVLATAHDMRREHRVISALHRTPVPVPEALLLCEDESVTGAPFYVMELVEGTPYRTAGQLATLGPERTRAVVLSLVDTLVELHAVDPEAVGLGDFGRPDGFLERQLRRWGKQLAASKNRELAGIDELHETLGRALPASPAPTVVHGDYRLDNVLVGADDTIEAVLDWEMSTLGDPLTDLGLLVMYSSDLGLPESPVSTTSGAPGHPSPGELIERYAARSGRDTSSIAWYTAFAWFKLAVILEGIHYRFTLGQTVGAGFDRIGELVPVFIDHGLTTLKEG
- a CDS encoding MBL fold metallo-hydrolase; protein product: MGDPTAPAVDEPYLTELAAGVHAFIQPDGGWCLNNAGFVTDGDATLVVDTAATERRARLLRRRIAESGAPVPRTVVNTHHHGDHTYGNGVFAPEATVVGHTACRREVLDAGHQLHAVWPEVAYGDIRLTPPTVTYDRELTLHVGDIEVRLIHPGVAHTTGDTVVWLPEQRVVFTGDLVFHGGTPFVFMGSLSGSLRALRLLRSLDATTVVPGHGPVAGPEVYDGVERYLEFVGRLAQDGRAAGRTPLEVAREADLGPFAELAESERLVANLHRAYVELDGGEPGAPLDPLVGFADMTAMNGGVPMACHA
- a CDS encoding DUF202 domain-containing protein — protein: MAGGARPTAGGPRPASDRDPGLQPERTRLAWRRTTLSATVVAALAGRQLLRSGPAGPWEVALAVLTGALWLAFLALAHRRMRAMAGGRPPGLPPRTALLLVGCTLALTLCGALIVARPGH
- a CDS encoding YidH family protein; translated protein: MILTDGLRSAVAAVRLWFSPARIREEGATPDYRFSLANERTFLAWLRTGLALVGGGFAVDQFLPRLHPGVRLAFTLVLLVGGALCALRAVNHWVRCERAMRRGEDLPVSRFPTALALAVGVLAVAVVVLVLLGWTG
- a CDS encoding NUDIX hydrolase, which encodes MTDQQPLNADEILDVVDENDQVVGQAPRGETYARRMRTRCAFILVRDAEDRIFVHRRTPNKLVFPSHYDMFVGGVVGAGESYDRAALREAEEELGVQGLAQPEPLFKFLYETAEHTWWSAVYQVRCTLPVAPQEAEIDWHAFLPEEELIRRLDEWPWTPDGTAAYRELLARREAGEF
- a CDS encoding DMT family transporter is translated as MTVILLALGAACCLGLGFVLQQAAAQQAPMKDYLSLRLLLDLVRMPQWVAGIGLMVVGMALGAVALGMGDITLVEPLLATNLLFAMALSRRLTRQRLGRTGWGGLWLLAGGVTAFIVAGRPQGGSRSADHLWQWLIMGLVLGSALTLAAVAKRERVHVSLEAALLGVAAGLIYGLQDALTRISGEHFAAGSWSALLTSWQPYAIVVLGVLALVLVQSAFESAPLRLSLPALTAAQPLAGILCGVGFLGDRLQVTAGALAWEVAGIVAVVAGIVLIGTHPAMPPGAGRTEDVRELQPH